The following are encoded together in the Daucus carota subsp. sativus chromosome 5, DH1 v3.0, whole genome shotgun sequence genome:
- the LOC108223906 gene encoding pentatricopeptide repeat-containing protein At5g61990, mitochondrial isoform X1 yields MQRLSQRSLLALAHQNGTKISSKLNSFSTQVETHNNTSVAREISSFLKQETQVAAQEISRILRQSNWSSVLEASFDIRNKLSPQVVWTIIDQYNQVNDIKRLNYFFHWSIIRIAEPQLLDSFSFLAVNLCNAGLFGPAFGVLELMIKIETLSACVVFENVYKMFVRIKGCDVLVFDILIDCYKKTGRLGDACVVFMEVRGMGSVPSLRCCNDLSKNLLKKNKMRLFWKVYNEMVEAKIDFDVYTYTNLVSALCKVGDYKGAREVLLRMGEKGCDPNTFIYNTVIEGMCRLGAINEAIELKLVMREKGLVPNGFTYVKLINQLCRENKLDEAKLMSEEMLKMGLKPDSFCHNIADGFLHSACPKEVWRENDEKRLYDINKHHAHVMLLVGVCKAGDMTKATEIYKEMISIGFNLNPETYCLLIKGYCKEHNVAKALELLDHMTEKNLIPSPVAYNAVINELCLCKNYHGVHALVGKMISSGLMLDAVTYKALIAVYAAEDRTLDSRRALEEMMKNGFLPDSFSYNHVINCFCKAGKMAEASPYVFEMVEKGLTPNAVTFGAFICGYGKAGNMSEADRFFQYMLDHGILPNNATCTVLITGHFKAGNLMEAYSTFKTIIGLQVLPDIQTCTTFINGLLTNGRLKEAIGIWNELKGMGFSPDMFTYSSIITGFCRQGKVNEAFKYLDEMYSEGVEPNHFIYNSLIDGLCKCGQVTRARKLFDSISEKGLAPDNVIYSTMIDGYCKSQYLSEAFLLFDEMPSKGIQPDSFVYNAVIGGCCRNHKFDKAMDVLNKMKQMGFANKFSFNILIDAFNKLGKLDEAIKLVQEMLSMQIVPDRVTYSTLIDGHCRARKIEVAYQLFLQMEKKNMQPDIVAYTSLMHGYNKLGYTSEVFSMFKKLVACRIEPDEVTYNVLLDAYCKDFNFVEASRLHKKMLRYGMRINANVYASLLRILCRMDNFSDALLLLDEMKGQKLSLNVTNCSTIIHKLYLESKKDEATRFLEKMISLKWLPKKTSISHLMERLTKESNCDDDNSSIKQIA; encoded by the coding sequence ATGCAGAGACTTTCACAGAGAAGCCTTCTCGCACTTGCTCATCAAAATGGCACCAAGATCTCTTCAAAACTGAACTCTTTTTCAACCCAAGTTGAAACCCACAACAACACTTCTGTAGCTAGAGAAATCTCCAGCTTTCTTAAGCAAGAAACCCAAGTGGCTGCTCAAGAAATTTCAAGAATTCTCAGACAGTCTAATTGGTCTTCAGTGTTAGAGGCCTCTTTCGATATTCGAAACAAGCTGAGCCCTCAAGTTGTGTGGACAATTATTGATCAGTACAATCAGGTTAATGATATCAAAcgtttgaattatttttttcattggTCAATAATTAGGATTGCTGAGCCTCAGTTGTTGGATTCTTTCTCCTTTTTAGCTGTTAATTTGTGCAATGCTGGTCTTTTTGGCCCGGCTTTCGGGGTTTTGGAATTGATGATAAAAATCGAAACTTTATCTGCTTGTGTGGTTTTTGAGAATGTGTATAAGATGTTTGTTAGGATTAAAGGGTGTGATGTTTTAGTGTttgatatattgattgattgttATAAGAAGACGGGGAGGTTAGGGGATGCTTGCGTCGTGTTTATGGAAGTTAGGGGTATGGGGAGTGTGCCTAGTTTGAGATGTTGTAATGATCTGTCAAAGAATTTGTtaaagaagaataagatgagATTGTTTTGGAAGGTGTATAATGAAATGGTGGAGGCTAAGATAGATTTTGATGTTTATACGTACACTAATTTGGTAAGCGCGCTTTGTAAAGTTGGAGATTATAAAGGAGCTAGAGAAGTACTTTTACGAATGGGTGAGAAGGGGTGTGATCctaatacatttatttataatacgGTGATTGAAGGTATGTGCCGGCTTGGAGCTATAAATGAAGCTATTGAGCTGAAATTGGTCATGCGTGAAAAAGGACTAGTGCCAAATGGTTTTACTTATGTTAAGCTAATCAATCAGTTGTGCAGAGAGAATAAATTAGATGAGGCTAAACTTATGTCTGAAGAGATGTTAAAAATGGGTCTAAAGCCTGATTCCTTCTGTCATAATATAGCTGATGGGTTTCTTCACAGTGCTTGTCCAAAAGAGGTCTGGAGAGAGAATGATGAGAAAAGACTGTATGACATCAACAAGCATCATGCTCATGTAATGCTTCTTGTTGGTGTATGTAAGGCTGGTGATATGACGAAAGCAACCGAGATTTACAAAGAAATGATTTCAATTGGCTTCAATCTAAATCCTGAAACTTACTGTTTACTGATTAAAGGGTACTGCAAGGAACATAATGTCGCCAAGGCCTTAGAGCTACTTGATCATATGACTGAGAAAAACCTTATTCCCTCACCTGTGGCTTACAATGCCGTCATCAATGAGTTATGCCTCTGCAAGAATTATCATGGAGTCCATGCCCTTGTGGGAAAAATGATATCAAGTGGGTTAATGCTAGATGCTGTTACCTATAAAGCTCTTATTGCTGTGTATGCAGCAGAAGATAGGACACTGGATTCGAGAAGGGCATTAGAGGAAATGATGAAGAACGGATTTCTTCCTGACAGCTTTTCTTACAATCACGTAATAAACTGTTTTTGCAAGGCTGGAAAGATGGCAGAAGCGAGCCCGTACGTGTTTGAAATGGTAGAGAAGGGACTAACCCCGAATGCTGTAACTTTTGGGGCATTTATCTGCGGATATGGCAAGGCCGGGAACATGTCAGAGGCAGACAGATTTTTTCAATATATGCTTGATCATGGCATACTGCCAAACAATGCAACCTGCACTGTACTGATCACGGGGCATTTTAAGGCAGGAAACTTGATGGAAGCCTATTCTACATTTAAAACCATAATTGGACTGCAGGTCCTCCCTGATATACAAACTTGCACTACCTTCATCAATGGTCTCTTAACAAACGGGAGACTTAAAGAGGCCATTGGCATCTGGAATGAACTGAAAGGGATGGGGTTTTCTCCTGATATGTTCACTTACAGCTCTATCATAACAGGGTTTTGCAGACAAGGTAAAGTAAATGAAGCTTTTAAATATCTTGATGAAATGTACTCTGAAGGTGTTGAACCTAACCATTTTATCTATAATTCGTTAATTGATGGGTTATGCAAGTGCGGTCAAGTTACAAGAGCCAGAAAGTTATTTGATAGTATATCTGAGAAAGGTCTAGCACCAGATAATGTAATCTATTCCACCATGATAGATGGGTACTGCAAGTCACAATATCTGTCCGAggcttttttgttgtttgatgaaatgccatCAAAGGGAATTCAACCAGATAGTTTTGTGTACAATGCAGTTATTGGTGGATGTTGCAGGAATCATAAATTTGACAAGGCCATGGACGTGTTAAACAAAATGAAGCAGATGGGTTTTGccaataaattttcttttaacatTTTGATAGACGCATTTAACAAGTTAGGCAAGTTGGATGAGGCCATTAAATTGGTGCAAGAAATGTTAAGTATGCAGATTGTGCCTGATCGTGTGACGTACTCAACTTTGATTGATGGGCACTGCAGGGCGAGAAAGATAGAGGTTGCATATCAGCTCTTCCTGCAGATGGAGAAAAAGAATATGCAACCCGACATTGTAGCATACACATCACTTATGCATGGTTACAACAAATTGGGATATACTTCTGAGGTATTTTCAATGTTTAAGAAATTGGTGGCATGCAGAATAGAGCCAGATGAAGTCACTTACAACGTACTACTTGATGCGTACTGTAAGGATTTTAACTTTGTTGAGGCTTCTAGGTTGCACAAGAAGATGTTAAGATATGGTATGCGAATAAATGCAAATGTTTATGCCTCACTATTGCGAATTTTATGCAGAATGGACAACTTTTCTGATGCTCTGCTATTGCTCGATGAGATGAAAGGTCAAAAGCTTTCACTAAATGTTACTAATTGCAGCACTATAATTCATAAATTGTATCTAGAGAGTAAaaaggatgaagctacaagatttttGGAGAAAATGATCAGTTTGAAGTGGTTACCCAAAAAAACAAGCATAAGTCACCTAATGGAGCGACTTACTAAAGAATCGAACTGTGATGATGATAACAGTTCTATAAAACAAATAGCATAG
- the LOC108223906 gene encoding pentatricopeptide repeat-containing protein At5g61990, mitochondrial isoform X3, whose product MQRLSQRSLLALAHQNGTKISSKLNSFSTQVETHNNTSVAREISSFLKQETQVAAQEISRILRQSNWSSVLEASFDIRNKLSPQVVWTIIDQYNQVNDIKRLNYFFHWSIIRIAEPQLLDSFSFLAVNLCNAGLFGPAFGVLELMIKIETLSACVVFENVYKMFVRIKGCDVLVFDILIDCYKKTGRLGDACVVFMEVRGMGSVPSLRCCNDLSKNLLKKNKMRLFWKVYNEMVEAKIDFDVYTYTNLVSALCKVGDYKGAREVLLRMGEKGCDPNTFIYNTVIEGMCRLGAINEAIELKLVMREKGLVPNGFTYVKLINQLCRENKLDEAKLMSEEMLKMGLKPDSFCHNIADGFLHSACPKEVWRENDEKRLYDINKHHAHVMLLVGVCKAGDMTKATEIYKEMISIGFNLNPETYCLLIKGYCKEHNVAKALELLDHMTEKNLIPSPVAYNAVINELCLCKNYHGVHALVGKMISSGLMLDAVTYKALIAVYAAEDRTLDSRRALEEMMKNGFLPDSFSYNHVINCFCKAGKMAEASPYVFEMVEKGLTPNAVTFGAFICGYGKAGNMSEADRFFQYMLDHGILPNNATCTVLITGHFKAGNLMEAYSTFKTIIGLQVLPDIQTCTTFINGLLTNGRLKEAIGIWNELKGMGFSPDMFTYSSIITGFCRQGKVNEAFKYLDEMYSEGVEPNHFIYNSLIDGLCKCGQVTRARKLFDSISEKGLAPDNVIYSTMIDGYCKSQYLSEAFLLFDEMPSKGIQPDSFVYNAVIGGCCRNHKFDKAMDVLNKMKQMGFANKFSFNILIDAFNKLGKLDEAIKLVQEMLSMQIVPDRVTYSTLIDGHCRARKIEVAYQLFLQMEKKNMQPDIVAYTSLMHGYNKLGYTSEVFSMFKKLVACRIEPDEVTYNVLLDAYCKDFNFVEASRLHKKMLRYGMRINANVYASLLRILCRMDNFSDALLLLDEMKGVYKVAGLLNHLAVVNPNNKRKAGRFFEEDVEGVEGDCNM is encoded by the exons ATGCAGAGACTTTCACAGAGAAGCCTTCTCGCACTTGCTCATCAAAATGGCACCAAGATCTCTTCAAAACTGAACTCTTTTTCAACCCAAGTTGAAACCCACAACAACACTTCTGTAGCTAGAGAAATCTCCAGCTTTCTTAAGCAAGAAACCCAAGTGGCTGCTCAAGAAATTTCAAGAATTCTCAGACAGTCTAATTGGTCTTCAGTGTTAGAGGCCTCTTTCGATATTCGAAACAAGCTGAGCCCTCAAGTTGTGTGGACAATTATTGATCAGTACAATCAGGTTAATGATATCAAAcgtttgaattatttttttcattggTCAATAATTAGGATTGCTGAGCCTCAGTTGTTGGATTCTTTCTCCTTTTTAGCTGTTAATTTGTGCAATGCTGGTCTTTTTGGCCCGGCTTTCGGGGTTTTGGAATTGATGATAAAAATCGAAACTTTATCTGCTTGTGTGGTTTTTGAGAATGTGTATAAGATGTTTGTTAGGATTAAAGGGTGTGATGTTTTAGTGTttgatatattgattgattgttATAAGAAGACGGGGAGGTTAGGGGATGCTTGCGTCGTGTTTATGGAAGTTAGGGGTATGGGGAGTGTGCCTAGTTTGAGATGTTGTAATGATCTGTCAAAGAATTTGTtaaagaagaataagatgagATTGTTTTGGAAGGTGTATAATGAAATGGTGGAGGCTAAGATAGATTTTGATGTTTATACGTACACTAATTTGGTAAGCGCGCTTTGTAAAGTTGGAGATTATAAAGGAGCTAGAGAAGTACTTTTACGAATGGGTGAGAAGGGGTGTGATCctaatacatttatttataatacgGTGATTGAAGGTATGTGCCGGCTTGGAGCTATAAATGAAGCTATTGAGCTGAAATTGGTCATGCGTGAAAAAGGACTAGTGCCAAATGGTTTTACTTATGTTAAGCTAATCAATCAGTTGTGCAGAGAGAATAAATTAGATGAGGCTAAACTTATGTCTGAAGAGATGTTAAAAATGGGTCTAAAGCCTGATTCCTTCTGTCATAATATAGCTGATGGGTTTCTTCACAGTGCTTGTCCAAAAGAGGTCTGGAGAGAGAATGATGAGAAAAGACTGTATGACATCAACAAGCATCATGCTCATGTAATGCTTCTTGTTGGTGTATGTAAGGCTGGTGATATGACGAAAGCAACCGAGATTTACAAAGAAATGATTTCAATTGGCTTCAATCTAAATCCTGAAACTTACTGTTTACTGATTAAAGGGTACTGCAAGGAACATAATGTCGCCAAGGCCTTAGAGCTACTTGATCATATGACTGAGAAAAACCTTATTCCCTCACCTGTGGCTTACAATGCCGTCATCAATGAGTTATGCCTCTGCAAGAATTATCATGGAGTCCATGCCCTTGTGGGAAAAATGATATCAAGTGGGTTAATGCTAGATGCTGTTACCTATAAAGCTCTTATTGCTGTGTATGCAGCAGAAGATAGGACACTGGATTCGAGAAGGGCATTAGAGGAAATGATGAAGAACGGATTTCTTCCTGACAGCTTTTCTTACAATCACGTAATAAACTGTTTTTGCAAGGCTGGAAAGATGGCAGAAGCGAGCCCGTACGTGTTTGAAATGGTAGAGAAGGGACTAACCCCGAATGCTGTAACTTTTGGGGCATTTATCTGCGGATATGGCAAGGCCGGGAACATGTCAGAGGCAGACAGATTTTTTCAATATATGCTTGATCATGGCATACTGCCAAACAATGCAACCTGCACTGTACTGATCACGGGGCATTTTAAGGCAGGAAACTTGATGGAAGCCTATTCTACATTTAAAACCATAATTGGACTGCAGGTCCTCCCTGATATACAAACTTGCACTACCTTCATCAATGGTCTCTTAACAAACGGGAGACTTAAAGAGGCCATTGGCATCTGGAATGAACTGAAAGGGATGGGGTTTTCTCCTGATATGTTCACTTACAGCTCTATCATAACAGGGTTTTGCAGACAAGGTAAAGTAAATGAAGCTTTTAAATATCTTGATGAAATGTACTCTGAAGGTGTTGAACCTAACCATTTTATCTATAATTCGTTAATTGATGGGTTATGCAAGTGCGGTCAAGTTACAAGAGCCAGAAAGTTATTTGATAGTATATCTGAGAAAGGTCTAGCACCAGATAATGTAATCTATTCCACCATGATAGATGGGTACTGCAAGTCACAATATCTGTCCGAggcttttttgttgtttgatgaaatgccatCAAAGGGAATTCAACCAGATAGTTTTGTGTACAATGCAGTTATTGGTGGATGTTGCAGGAATCATAAATTTGACAAGGCCATGGACGTGTTAAACAAAATGAAGCAGATGGGTTTTGccaataaattttcttttaacatTTTGATAGACGCATTTAACAAGTTAGGCAAGTTGGATGAGGCCATTAAATTGGTGCAAGAAATGTTAAGTATGCAGATTGTGCCTGATCGTGTGACGTACTCAACTTTGATTGATGGGCACTGCAGGGCGAGAAAGATAGAGGTTGCATATCAGCTCTTCCTGCAGATGGAGAAAAAGAATATGCAACCCGACATTGTAGCATACACATCACTTATGCATGGTTACAACAAATTGGGATATACTTCTGAGGTATTTTCAATGTTTAAGAAATTGGTGGCATGCAGAATAGAGCCAGATGAAGTCACTTACAACGTACTACTTGATGCGTACTGTAAGGATTTTAACTTTGTTGAGGCTTCTAGGTTGCACAAGAAGATGTTAAGATATGGTATGCGAATAAATGCAAATGTTTATGCCTCACTATTGCGAATTTTATGCAGAATGGACAACTTTTCTGATGCTCTGCTATTGCTCGATGAGATGAAAG GGGTTTATAAAGTGGCTGGACTTTTAAACCATTTGGCAGTAGTAAACCCAAA TAATAAGAGGAAAGCTGGTCGGTTCTtcgaagaagatgttgaaggggTGGAAGGAGACTGCAACATGTG A